Proteins co-encoded in one Pelobates fuscus isolate aPelFus1 chromosome 5, aPelFus1.pri, whole genome shotgun sequence genomic window:
- the GSC2 gene encoding homeobox protein goosecoid-2, with translation MRCFKRPGVQPQRHGPEGGVKYQTFTMSPTKDSVKKRIQRSFSIESILSLPSPEKTEDPTGGPKQSSWVQKEQCLGDLAPNNEPVVTVCNCCCCSHSNHRSAQETAWFASKLNWPLRMLHTIPGNEIVHDRSTIFPTQPLAQRRTRRHRTIFTEEQLQALEETFHHNQYPDVIAREQLAGRIQLREERVEVWFKNRRAKWRRQKRVTSSCRLLNEVKKN, from the exons ATGAGGTGTTTTAAAAGGCCTGGTGTTCAACCACAGAGACATGGTCCAGAAGGTGGAGTGAAGTATCAGACTTTCACCATGTCACCCACCAAGGACAGTGTTAAAAAACGAATTCAGCGTTCCTTTTCCATTGAAAGTATTCTGTCACTTCCCTCACCTGAAAAGACAGAGGATCCAACAGGCGGCCCAAAACAGTCTTCGTGGGTTCAGAAGGAGCAGTGTTTGGGAGATCTTGCCCCCAACAATGAGCCAGTGGTAACTGTCTGCAACTGTTGCTGTTGCTCACACTCGAACCATCGCTCTGCACAGGAAACAGCATGGTTTG CCTCAAAGCTAAATTGGCCTCTGAGAATGCTACACACTATTCCTGGCAATGAAATAGTCCATGACAGATCCACAATATTCCCCACACAGCCACTAGCTCAGCGTCGGACACGGCGACATCGTACTATCTTCACAGAGGAGCAGCTGCAGGCACTGGAAGAAACGTTCCACCACAACCAGTATCCAGATGTGATTGCTCGAGAACAGCTGGCTGGCAGGATTCAGCTCAGAGAAGAGAGAGTGGAG GTATGGTTTAAGAACCGCAGAGCCAAATGGAGAAGACAAAAGAGAGTGACTTCTTCG tgcagactgctcaatgaggtgaagaagaat